Part of the Usitatibacter palustris genome, TTCCTGGAGTTCGTCATCGACCCGACGTGTTCGGTGGTGTTCGAGGCCGAGCGCGGCGACGCCGGGATCATGGACCGCCCGCCGCGCCGCCGCGGCGAACGCCTCTTCACGGCGAGGATCGTCGCGGTGGGCCTGGCACTCGGCGCGAGCGTGCTCGCCGCCGTCACGGCGGTGTACGGCCTGGCACTCGCGCAGGGGCTGCCCGAGGGCGAAGCGCGCGCCCTGGGGTTCGCCGCGCTCGTGGCCGGAGACGTCGCCCTCATCTTCGCCAACCGCTCGGGCGAGCACGGCTTCGTCGCGCGCTTCACGCGAGACAACCCGGCGCTCTGGTGGGTCGTGGGCATCACGCTCGGCGCGCTCGTGCTCTGCGTGTATGCGCCGTCCGTCGCGAGCCTCTTCCGCTTCATGCCGCCCGCGCCGGGCGCATTCGCCGTCGCGGTGGCCGCGGGCTTCGCGTCGGTGCTCTGGTACGAAGTCGTGAGGGCGGTGCGACGGAACTGATCGGCGCGCGCCCGTTCTGGGCTAGATCGCCGTTCCGAACAGGGCGCCCACGCCGGCGGTGAGCGCCATCGCGAGCGCGCCCCAGAACGTGACCCGCATCGCGCCCGTCGAAACCTTCGCGCCGCCGACTCGCGCGGCGACGCCGCCCAGCGCCGCGAGGAACACGAGCGAGGTCACCGAGACCACCGAGGCCAGGTATGCGTGGGGCACCGCCGCCGCGACCGCGAGTGGCAGCGCCGCGCCGACCGCGAAGCTCGCGGCGGAGGCGAACGCGGCCTGGAGGGGCCGCGCGGCCAGGGCTTCGGTGATGCCCAGTTCGTCGCGCGCATGCGCACCCAGCGCGTCGTGGGCCATCAACTGGTCGGCCACCTGCCGTGCGAGTTCGCGATCCAGGCCGCGGGTGACATAGATCGCCGCGAGCTCGTGGCGTTCGCCCGCGTCGTCCTCGGCGAGCTCGCTGCGCTCCAGCTCGAGGGCGGCCTGCTCGGAATCCGCCTGTGAGCGCACCGACACGTATTCGCCCGCGGCCATCGACATCGCTCCGGCGACCAGCCCGGCGAAGCCCGCGACCATCACGCTCGCATGCGTGCCGTTGGCCGCGGCCACGCCGAGCAC contains:
- a CDS encoding VIT1/CCC1 transporter family protein, which produces MPRSLHARAARHLEHHRTDRIGWLRASVLGANDGIVSTASLVLGVAAANGTHASVMVAGFAGLVAGAMSMAAGEYVSVRSQADSEQAALELERSELAEDDAGERHELAAIYVTRGLDRELARQVADQLMAHDALGAHARDELGITEALAARPLQAAFASAASFAVGAALPLAVAAAVPHAYLASVVSVTSLVFLAALGGVAARVGGAKVSTGAMRVTFWGALAMALTAGVGALFGTAI